One Triticum dicoccoides isolate Atlit2015 ecotype Zavitan chromosome 5B, WEW_v2.0, whole genome shotgun sequence genomic window carries:
- the LOC119308770 gene encoding uncharacterized protein LOC119308770, which yields MSQLYSNKSTRRELFYATPATGTRKIQSTVPPMNKALHILLPNILYISTNRLSSQAQSMRCLHQLLSSHHGHGFDRRWTSPITYSNSDRWDRHPRAKARCRSSRVWLWDAWGGSSPDGWESVPQESSKRLIRDLQIRGQCGDAGALFFP from the exons ATGTCTCAGTTGTACTCGAACAAGAGCACACGGAGGGAGCTCTTCTACGCCACCCCGGCAACAGGAACAAGGAAAATCCAGTCCACGGTGCCACCAATGAACAAG GCCTTGCACATTCTATTGCCAAATATATTATACATATCTACTAATCGTTTGTCGTCTCAGGCACAGAGCATGAGGTGTTTGCACCAATTGCTTTCTTCACACCACGGCCATGGCTTTGATCGTCGATGGACGTCACCAATCACCTATTCTAACTCTG ATCGTTGGGACCGGCATCCTCGCGCCAAGGCGCGCTGCCGATCTAGTCGTGTATGGCTGTGGGACGCGTGGGGCGGCAGCAGCCCTGACGGCTGGGAGTCAGTGCCGCAGGAGAGCAGCAAAAGACTGATCCGGGACCTACAAATCCGAGGACAATGTGGAGACGCTGGCGCCTTGTTTTTCCCTTGA
- the LOC119308771 gene encoding uncharacterized protein LOC119308771 translates to MPGSPPAQALPPAPKPRAKRHLLLLLTAPSLLALVLAVLFATSSNPLPRLVHLLLRTRSSLLSPPEPVPTADTSSDAGRPPCVLWMAPFASGGGYCSEAWSYVASLDENVTAGVGANFTLSIAHHGDLESPEFWQGLPEQSKNLAYRLATAQCELSRAVVVCHSEPGAWYPPMYESLPCPPTGYDEPAFVIGRTMFETDRVSPEHVRRCNQMDAVWVPTDFHVSTFVKSGVHPSKVVKVVQAVDVTFFDPAKHAAFPLPIGFSVMASDDSTQNTDSSKGKGFVFLSMFKWEQRKGWDVLLTAFLQEFSGADDVVLYLLTNAYHSDTDFGGKIHRFVNNSSIEEPVLGWAQVRVVDEHVPQSDLPRLYRAADAFVLPSRGEGWGRPVVEAMAMELPVIVTNWSGPTEYLTQENGYPLEVDRLTEVTEGPFKGHFCAEPSVDHLRALMRRVFGDQEEARRKGRKAREDMVERFLPEVVARIVADQIQQVVVSTQ, encoded by the coding sequence ATGCCAGGCTCACCTCCGGCGCAGGCTCTCCCTCCAGCACCCAAACCCAGAGCCAAGCgccacctccttctcctcctcacGGCGCCGTCCCTCCTCGCCCTCGTCCTCGCCGTGCTCTTCGCCACCTCCAGCAACCCGCTGCCACGCCTCGTTCATCTGCTCCTCAGAACGAGGTCTTCCCTTCTCAGCCCGCCGGAGCCAGTCCCCACGGCCGATACCTCGTCGGACGCGGGACGCCCACCATGTGTTCTATGGATGGCCCCTTTCGCCTCCGGCGGCGGCTACTGCTCCGAGGCCTGGTCCTACGTCGCCTCGCTTGACGAGAATGTCACTGCCGGCGTCGGTGCGAACTTCACTCTCTCAATCGCGCACCACGGCGACCTCGAGTCGCCGGAGTTCTGGCAGGGCTTGCCCGAGCAGTCCAAGAACTTGGCGTACAGGCTCGCCACTGCGCAGTGTGAGCTCTCTCGGGCCGTCGTTGTGTGCCACAGCGAGCCTGGCGCGTGGTACCCGCCGATGTACGAGTCTCTGCCTTGCCCGCCTACTGGGTACGACGAGCCGGCGTTCGTCATTGGCCGGACGATGTTCGAGACTGACCGTGTCTCGCCGGAGCATGTCAGACGCTGTAACCAGATGGATGCTGTCTGGGTACCGACAGATTTCCACGTCTCCACATTCGTGAagagcggggtccatccctccaagGTCGTCAAGGTAGTGCAGGCCGTCGATGTCACGTtctttgatccggccaagcacgcCGCCTTTCCTCTTCCGATTGGTTTCTCTGTCATGGCGTCTGATGATTCTACACAGAATACTGATAGCTCCAAAGGCAAAGGTTTTGTGTTTCTTAGCATGTTCAAATGGGAGCAGAGGAAGGGCTGGGATGTGCTTCTGACAGCCTTCCTGCAGGAGTTCTCTGGAGCTGATGATGTTGTACTCTACCTACTGACCAATGCCTACCACTCTGACACAGATTTTGGAGGGAAAATCCACAGATTTGTGAACAACTCCAGCATTGAGGAGCCAGTGCTAGGATGGGCACAAGTCCGGGTGGTTGATGAGCATGTCCCACAGTCTGACCTTCCAAGGTTGTACAGGGCTGCAGATGCATTTGTACTACCTTCCCGTGGCGAGGGGTGGGGCAGGCCGGTGGTCGAAGCCATGGCCATGGAACTGCCAGTGATTGTGACGAATTGGTCAGGCCCAACGGAGTACCTGACTCAAGAGAATGGATACCCACTGGAAGTGGACAGGCTGACTGAGGTCACAGAAGGGCCATTCAAGGGTCATTTCTGCGCTGAGCCATCAGTTGATCATCTGAGAGCTTTGATGAGGCGCGTCTTTGGTGATCAGGAGGAGGCAAGGAGAAAAGGGAGGAAGGCAAGGGAAGACATGGTTGAGAGGTTTTTGCCAGAGGTTGTGGCAAGGATTGTTGCTGATCAGATTCAACAGGTGGTTGTCAGTACTCAGTAG